A window of Diadema setosum chromosome 2, eeDiaSeto1, whole genome shotgun sequence contains these coding sequences:
- the LOC140245516 gene encoding uncharacterized protein — MQMPAGGSLLPKIEPMAVAGLENAPYVLSSSPSTEDPRMGRMKRPRDERKMSSRGKERRTRTIFNLAQLNALERIFLDEEYPDGELKTKIAQRLEVEEGTVQIWFQNRRAKKKRLQRGQGDTNDPCLHHDTVPHSDIPLQPLLPGPTDYHPGVADCFLLPPASVSMTQPNVALDSPVLPVSIATWNPHLPDDSVFPPSNQLHSVPQMLTAESSPRCGTATNPPGHQSNQNSIEVKTRAPLHESRSVGSRRNSGSIENPADATCKWPVKEPPTSQSGFGKLDFPQLPRVCIRHENSAGGRQTGPAGQETKLMGRKVITLGRLHSKIDRHSFAELRQRVLKKDPPRSPPPNQSCATLPRSELNELTLALRRHGFGSGSKSSHRGRFSGNLSDDWSSSSDESSDSEGLAPPRRRRRLNQVKKVPPPNKVCTSVPLMDRTLPTVVYPQAQEFGKNADGIHPLAVSLSSPPSPSLSSENQPNLNDSDLLSKNPPEDGSDWDSDDSVWAYYDPGPASRRSEVTGDSITSLGQPQQSDDGLYKRQEPKSAPPNLDLQSYFIDQCTADPGYQSLTRSSCNVDLDEFSEVTLAKEFAEMLPSPLGEMIPVSHEEAVGSTQVNQPGRRARIHSDSVLTSSYDRAPPAPEVSNDVGDHAGDESSSSSLKSTDTCLSNLSALFNLPVSPSDLNSHFLEEAAPLPSTTHGEFEYSKHDSKESVAPQNNARSDQTSIYGNFDNHMESYQLQNNNVQAFDQNNKSLLTTYQHPIIYSESTSGVTLDFAQHATCRTVPTGPVPRQNATFPGVIRPIPTHPVQMTTMQKTTPQTAVSSNTMPLAHEGPSSSVKSSHLYLTSTGPINQFGSSDRSQLHLNDSHNRLPQTRDSHNGYQPAYQRLHHSSKVSNAAVVHHPPTRHSQGFTNPNHPSLLENHYGRAAPADVGVNSTTQQQKACHNSNPSHLPNASLPPNVSFPPNQVCTAVPDAVSSQGLMARYLAWTQGRIVHQNGTEVPQDRMVQS, encoded by the exons ATGCAGATGCCGGCTGGAGGTAGTCTGTTGCCAAAAATCGAACCGATGGCAGTAGCAGGTCTAGAAAATGCTCCGTATGTGCTGTCAAGCTCTCCTTCGACCGAGGACCCGAGGATGGGTCGGATGAAAAGACCTCGAGATGAGCGAAAAATGTCCTCACGAGGCAAAG AGAGGCGAACACGTACGATCTTCAACCTTGCCCAGCTCAACGCCCTAGAGCGAATTTTTCTTGACGAAGAGTACCCGGATGGTGAACTAAAGACCAAGATAGCTCAGCGTTTGGAGGTCGAGGAAGGAACAGTACAA ATATGGTTTCAAAACCGTCGAGCGAAGAAGAAGCGACTCCAGCGAGGACAAGGGGACACCAATGATCCATGCCTCCATCACGACACCGTACCTCATTCGGACATCCCCCTACAACCACTCCTGCCAGGGCCGACGGATTATCACCCAGGTGTGGCAGACTGTTTCTTGTTACCTCCAGCTTCGGTCTCTATGACCCAGCCCAACGTCGCATTGGACTCGCCCGTTTTGCCTGTGTCCATAGCAACGTGGAATCCGCACCTACCTGATGATAGTGTGTTCCCCCCGTCAAATCAGCTGCACAG TGTTCCACAGATGCTGACAGCAGAATCCTCACCAAGATGTGGAACGGCCACTAACCCTCCAGGACATCAATCAAACCAAAACTCGATCGAAGTGAAGACTCGAGCTCCCTTACACGAGAGCAGGTCAGTTGGATCAAGAAGGAATTCGGGCTCCATAGAGAATCCAGCAGATGCGACATGCAAGTGGCCGGTGAAAGAGCCACCAACATCCCAAAGTGGTTTCGGGAAGTTGGACTTTCCCCAGCTACCACGCGTTTGTATCAGACACGAGAATTCAGCCGGTGGTAGACAAACGGGACCTGCTGGCCAAGAAACGAAGCTGATGGGCCGGAAGGTTATTACGCTTGGAAGGCTCCATTCGAAAATAGACCGACACAGTTTCGCTGAGCTGAGACAGAGAGTGCTGAAAAAAGATCCTCCGCGATCACCTCCTCCCAATCAATCATGTGCCACTCTACCACGCTCCGAGCTCAACGAACTCACACTCGCCTTGCGACGACATGGATTCGGGTCTGGTTCGAAGAGCTCTCATCGCGGTCGATTTTCGGGTAACTTGTCAGATGACTGGTCGTCTAGTTCCGACGAATCGTCGGATTCCGAGGGACTGGCGCCTCCTCGGCGAAGACGCAGACTCAATCAAGTAAAGAAAGTACCACCTCCAAACAAAGTTTGTACTTCAGTTCCCTTGATGGATCGCACTCTTCCCACTGTTGTCTATCCTCAAGCTCAAGAATTTGGCAAGAATGCAGACGGAATCCATCCGCTCGCTGTGTCTCTATCTTCTCCTCCATCGCCATCGCTATCGAGCGAAAATCAGCCGAACCTGAATGACAGTGACCTTTTATCCAAGAACCCTCCAGAAGATGGGTCAGATTGGGATAGTGACGACTCAGTTTGGGCTTACTATGATCCTGGTCCTGCCTCGCGTCGATCGGAAGTTACAGGCGACTCAATTACTTCACTTGGCCAACCCCAACAGTCTGACGATGGCCTTTATAAAAGGCAAGAACCGAAAAGTGCGCCTCCAAATCTTGATCTGCAATCGTATTTCATAGATCAATGCACAGCAGATCCAGGCTACCAATCATTGACGAGATCGTCTTGTAATGTAGATCTTGATGAATTTTCTGAGGTTACCTTGGCCAAAGAATTTGCTGAGATGCTACCGTCACCTCTTGGGGAAATGATCCCAGTTTCTCATGAAGAAGCCGTCGGCAGTACTCAGGTGAACCAGCCTGGCAGACGAGCTCGAATACACAGTGATTCAGTGTTAACGTCATCCTACGATCGAGCTCCCCCAGCGCCAGAAGTGAGCAACGATGTTGGCGACCACGCAGGTGATGAGAGTTCTTCCTCATCGCTGAAATCCACGGACACGTGCTTGAGCAACCTTTCGGCTCTCTTCAATCTGCCCGTCTCTCCTAGTGATCTCAATAGCCACTTCCTGGAAGAGGCGGCCCCATTGCCAAGTACAACTCATGGTGAGTTTGAATACTCGAAACATGATTCCAAAGAGTCCGTTGCACCTCAAAACAATGCTAGGAGTGATCAGACCAGTATCTACGGGAACTTTGACAATCATATGGAGTCATATCAATTGCAGAATAACAATGTGCAAGCTTTCGACCAAAACAACAAGTCATTGCTTACCACTTACCAGCATCCGATCATTTACAGCGAAAGTACGTCCGGAGTCACACTAGACTTTGCTCAGCATGCAACATGCAGAACGGTGCCGACAGGACCTGTGCCTCGACAAAATGCCACCTTTCCTGGGGTGATTCGACCCATTCCAACTCATCCAGTGCAGATGACGACTATGCAAAAGACAACCCCGCAAACAGCAGTGTCGTCAAACACGATGCCTCTTGCACATGAAGGACCTTCTAGCTCTGTGAAATCATCGCATCTCTACTTGACTTCGACTGGCCCAATCAACCAATTCGGTAGCAGCGATCGAAGCCAGCTTCACCTTAACGACTCTCATAATAGGTTGCCTCAGACGAGAGACAGCCATAATGGATATCAACCCGCTTATCAGAGACTCCACCACTCGTCAAAAGTGAGTAACGCTGCAGTTGTCCATCATCCACCGACAAGACACTCACAAGGCTTCACAAATCCGAATCATCCCAGTCTTCTTGAAAATCATTATGGGAGGGCTGCTCCAGCGGATGTCGGCGTTAATTCAACCACGCAACAGCAAAAGGCGTGTCATAATTCGAATCCGTCCCATCTGCCAAACGCTAGCCTCCCGCCTAACGTTAGTTTCCCGCCAAATCAAGTGTGCACTGCTGTACCCGACGCCGTCTCTTCACAGGGACTCATGGCACGATACTTGGCCTGGACACAGGGTAGGATTGTACACCAAAACGGTACAGAAGTACCCCAGGATAGAATGGTACAGAGTTAG